From Chlamydiifrater volucris, one genomic window encodes:
- the lspA gene encoding signal peptidase II, translated as MKKRSKAEQNVLVFLLFPMFVVCMLFIDWGSKFWVLYSQQQHKSLFGFFQKPLYSSSLWNFTLEISPTFNEGAAFGLFSSYTYPLLLLRIAIVIGIGAFIVSRRHLVSNANLFGLLLILSGAIGNIVDLIYYGKVIDFISLSYAKAHYFPVFNFADMLISAGTFILSVKLCFFPRKERKINA; from the coding sequence ATGAAAAAACGATCTAAGGCCGAGCAAAATGTGCTCGTCTTTCTTCTCTTTCCCATGTTTGTTGTTTGCATGCTCTTCATTGACTGGGGATCCAAGTTCTGGGTCCTCTACTCTCAGCAGCAGCACAAATCTCTGTTTGGGTTTTTCCAAAAACCTCTGTACTCCTCCTCTCTCTGGAATTTTACATTAGAAATATCTCCTACCTTTAATGAGGGAGCTGCCTTCGGGCTCTTCTCTTCCTACACGTACCCTCTACTACTTTTAAGAATAGCTATCGTAATTGGAATTGGTGCTTTTATAGTATCTCGCAGACATCTGGTCTCCAACGCCAACCTTTTTGGCCTTCTCCTTATCCTCAGTGGAGCCATCGGAAACATCGTAGATTTAATTTACTACGGAAAAGTTATCGATTTTATTAGTTTAAGTTACGCGAAAGCCCACTACTTTCCTGTGTTTAATTTCGCAGATATGCTTATATCTGCTGGAACTTTTATTTTATCCGTCAAGCTTTGTTTTTTCCCCAGAAAGGAAAGAAAAATAAACGCTTAA
- the nrdR gene encoding transcriptional regulator NrdR: protein MKCPFCNHGEMRVIDSRNSPESNAIKRRRECLHCGQRFTTFETIELVIQVLKRDGRYENFQDSKLINGLNAASCHTSISQEQVHAIAFNVKAELLRKQNREISTKEIGELVMKYLKKTDMIAYIRFACVYRRFKDVGELMEELLSASPEVEKNL, encoded by the coding sequence ATGAAATGTCCCTTTTGCAACCACGGAGAAATGCGGGTTATTGACTCCAGAAATTCTCCGGAATCAAACGCTATCAAGCGACGTCGAGAATGTTTGCATTGTGGGCAAAGGTTCACTACCTTCGAGACAATAGAACTTGTTATACAAGTACTCAAACGAGACGGCCGCTACGAAAATTTTCAAGACTCAAAACTAATAAATGGACTCAATGCCGCTTCTTGCCACACAAGTATTAGCCAAGAGCAAGTTCATGCGATAGCATTTAACGTGAAAGCTGAACTATTGAGGAAGCAAAATAGGGAAATTTCTACCAAAGAAATCGGAGAACTAGTAATGAAATATCTTAAAAAGACGGATATGATCGCCTACATCCGATTTGCTTGTGTCTACCGAAGATTCAAAGATGTCGGAGAACTCATGGAAGAGCTCTTATCCGCGTCACCTGAAGTAGAAAAAAATCTTTGA
- a CDS encoding amino acid carrier protein — protein MGRFLAFLQSFDDFFWSYVAFAIIMTVGVCFSLKSKFSQITHFPELCREFFSAFKQRSSQDKKGVHPIKVFFASTGGNIGIGNVVGIVTAACIGGPGAMLWVWIAGILGSIVKYAEVYLGVKFRVLGKDGVFYGGPMYFLERAYRTPLIPIIVAVLLCIYGVEIYQFSVIADSVSHCWSVPRLITIASLLFAVIYAVLGGLQRIGKICSLVLPFFMVVYCFMGVSILVLEASKLPELLKAIFHSAFTGHAAIAGFAGSSLATTIHQGISRAAYSGDIGIGFDSVIQSESSADRPETQAKLSIVGMAVDNFICTISLLMVLASGSWLLGLENASLTVEKTLSTYFPFVKVFLPLFLFVTGYTTITSYFLVGSKCAAFLYPKHGKKLYLAYGTIALPLFCFLSQNTALLVMSVSGALLLCFNLLGVFLLRKEVRFPGKVQLQETQLEPSTD, from the coding sequence GTGGGTCGTTTTTTAGCCTTTCTTCAGTCCTTTGATGACTTCTTTTGGTCCTACGTAGCTTTCGCTATCATTATGACAGTGGGAGTTTGTTTCTCTCTAAAATCTAAATTCTCCCAAATAACCCATTTCCCCGAACTGTGCCGAGAATTTTTTTCCGCCTTTAAGCAACGATCCTCTCAAGACAAGAAAGGCGTACACCCTATCAAGGTTTTTTTTGCATCTACAGGCGGAAATATCGGCATAGGTAATGTCGTTGGAATCGTAACTGCGGCTTGTATTGGTGGACCAGGAGCCATGCTCTGGGTTTGGATTGCTGGGATCCTCGGTTCTATAGTTAAATATGCTGAAGTTTACCTAGGTGTTAAATTCCGCGTCCTAGGCAAAGATGGTGTTTTTTACGGGGGGCCTATGTACTTCCTCGAAAGAGCCTACCGAACACCTTTAATCCCCATAATCGTAGCCGTCTTGTTATGCATCTACGGCGTAGAAATCTACCAATTTTCTGTCATAGCCGATAGTGTGTCTCACTGTTGGTCAGTGCCCAGGTTAATCACCATTGCTTCTCTTCTCTTCGCCGTAATCTACGCCGTCCTTGGAGGCTTGCAGAGAATTGGTAAAATCTGCTCCTTAGTATTGCCATTCTTTATGGTTGTCTACTGTTTTATGGGCGTTTCCATCCTAGTCCTAGAAGCTTCAAAATTGCCAGAACTTCTCAAAGCGATTTTTCACTCAGCATTCACAGGACACGCGGCTATTGCGGGGTTCGCTGGAAGCTCTTTGGCCACCACTATTCATCAAGGAATATCCAGAGCTGCCTACTCTGGGGATATTGGAATAGGATTCGATTCCGTTATTCAAAGTGAAAGTTCTGCAGATCGGCCTGAAACTCAGGCAAAACTATCTATAGTAGGTATGGCTGTGGATAACTTCATCTGCACAATAAGTCTACTTATGGTGCTGGCCTCCGGATCTTGGCTTTTGGGATTGGAAAACGCCTCTCTGACAGTGGAAAAAACTCTCTCAACATACTTTCCTTTTGTGAAAGTTTTTCTCCCTCTATTCTTGTTCGTTACGGGATATACAACGATTACTTCATATTTTCTTGTAGGTAGTAAGTGTGCCGCTTTCTTATACCCAAAACATGGGAAAAAACTGTATCTGGCATATGGAACAATAGCTCTTCCCTTATTCTGTTTCCTATCTCAAAATACTGCGCTTCTCGTGATGTCCGTTTCCGGGGCTCTGTTGCTTTGTTTTAACTTGCTTGGAGTGTTCCTTCTTAGAAAAGAGGTTCGATTTCCTGGAAAAGTTCAACTTCAAGAGACTCAGTTAGAGCCTTCTACTGATTAA
- a CDS encoding polymorphic outer membrane protein middle domain-containing protein, producing the protein MTKPISWKSLLPVLLSFSNLHASTIIQDAIPLEGVKEGSDPLFFTLLTTSSEGTTYSLTRKTIFKDFLSTDDKNHGGAFRNIEGPLTFLGNSRLSSMAFHSLRLESASGSSIFSEGPVSISKMRSVSIESNASKGGAIFSKNTVAFVDSNKLSFIGNTASGSGAVILVDGGEQTGAKFERNFGCIRFGSNSCSTDDLEPLRNLNGANGGAIAVLSNNALILFKDNDQGMIFENNRAEKGGALYNKTGRTDFESNSGEIFFHKNTAHTGGAINSICSFSKNKDSIQFLENFAQINGGAIAGNHCSFRGNVGNISFKDNSCLGNGGAICSGSLLLTENKDVCFINNRSKKHGGAVFIDATQPTRPDIILSADEGSIIFNQNKALFSENNPEASIRNALYTEGIPSQFLIGAKKDHSVLFYDPVCSLGKGGSVIINPFDAQKGIVVFSGKTLTKQEQTNPANFSSVFEQSMELVQGTLRLEKGASLSVKSFNQTGGVLSLSSGTTLQTTGSEGYLLIRKLCLNPIEDSSLPAVIAVKEAGSITLSGTPDVKDPYGIFYEDHKLASSPKEVKVLLLGDSINTDKFYIDNIRVNANRYGYQGYWTFSWAENKSNSRVLQAIWHPSGYFSASPQKCGDFVPTTLWSLFDGLQTIEKTFVNNYLSNNHLFPLRCISLTSSLKGSMMFQGNSSKIAGFSLGHIGGDAVVQIPLSPSTVILGSISKLLGTMESGRFPTKSKNDLLAATVAIESNDCAIGLHSSLSYGEETHNSEDSYCYRGVTKGTWKNTGWRGSTYLSYSYPKCLHWMKLTPFIGVEWFKGIQSPFVETGYDPRRFSRSCLENLSLPSGVAIELRRLGKNCSAMTSCKLYYNREFYRKDPVCDVILSLNNKEWKTKVCAVGRETLSFESSTILAFDNLSISFKGSSSQRDSGGISLFGSGSISIRY; encoded by the coding sequence ATGACAAAACCGATCTCTTGGAAATCTTTGCTCCCCGTACTATTGTCTTTTTCCAATCTCCATGCATCAACAATAATCCAAGATGCTATTCCCCTAGAAGGCGTTAAAGAAGGCTCTGATCCCTTATTTTTCACTCTTTTAACAACCTCTTCTGAAGGAACAACTTACAGCTTAACCCGAAAAACGATTTTCAAAGACTTCTTATCTACTGACGATAAGAACCACGGCGGAGCCTTCAGAAATATCGAAGGACCCTTAACTTTCTTAGGAAATTCTAGGCTATCATCTATGGCCTTCCACTCTCTTCGTTTAGAATCCGCTTCAGGATCTTCTATTTTCTCAGAAGGCCCCGTTTCTATCTCAAAGATGCGCTCGGTTTCCATTGAGTCTAATGCTTCCAAGGGAGGTGCTATCTTCTCCAAAAATACAGTAGCCTTCGTGGATTCTAATAAACTTTCGTTTATAGGAAATACGGCTAGTGGAAGTGGAGCTGTTATCCTCGTCGACGGTGGGGAACAAACTGGAGCAAAATTCGAAAGAAATTTTGGATGCATTCGATTTGGCAGCAACTCCTGCAGCACCGACGATCTAGAACCCCTAAGAAACCTCAATGGAGCCAATGGAGGAGCTATAGCCGTACTATCCAATAATGCTCTGATTCTGTTTAAAGACAATGATCAAGGTATGATTTTTGAAAACAATCGAGCAGAGAAAGGAGGAGCCCTTTACAATAAGACGGGTAGAACCGATTTTGAAAGCAATTCTGGAGAAATTTTTTTCCACAAAAACACGGCCCATACAGGTGGAGCCATAAATTCTATTTGTTCTTTCTCTAAAAACAAGGATTCCATCCAATTCCTAGAAAATTTTGCCCAAATCAATGGAGGCGCCATAGCTGGCAACCACTGTTCTTTCCGCGGCAACGTAGGCAACATATCATTCAAGGATAATAGCTGCCTGGGCAACGGCGGGGCTATTTGTTCAGGTTCTTTGCTACTAACGGAGAATAAAGACGTTTGTTTCATTAACAACCGATCAAAAAAACACGGTGGAGCTGTCTTCATTGATGCAACACAACCAACCCGCCCCGACATCATCTTATCTGCCGACGAAGGAAGTATTATCTTTAATCAAAACAAAGCCTTGTTTTCTGAAAACAACCCTGAAGCTTCCATTAGGAATGCTCTATACACAGAAGGTATCCCTAGCCAATTTCTGATAGGCGCCAAGAAGGATCATAGTGTCTTATTTTATGATCCTGTTTGCTCTTTAGGAAAAGGAGGTTCTGTAATTATTAATCCATTCGATGCTCAAAAAGGCATCGTTGTTTTTTCTGGGAAGACTTTAACCAAGCAGGAGCAAACAAATCCCGCAAACTTTTCTTCTGTTTTTGAGCAAAGCATGGAATTGGTCCAGGGCACCTTACGTTTGGAGAAAGGGGCTTCCCTATCCGTAAAATCTTTTAACCAAACGGGCGGAGTTTTGAGCCTTAGCTCTGGAACAACTTTGCAAACAACGGGATCCGAGGGTTATTTACTCATCCGAAAATTATGCCTAAACCCTATCGAAGACTCTTCTTTGCCCGCCGTAATAGCCGTCAAAGAAGCTGGCAGTATCACTCTATCGGGAACTCCTGACGTTAAAGATCCTTACGGTATTTTCTATGAAGATCACAAACTAGCCTCTTCTCCTAAAGAAGTTAAAGTTTTGCTTCTAGGAGACTCTATAAACACGGACAAATTCTATATCGATAACATTCGGGTCAATGCTAATCGTTACGGCTACCAAGGATATTGGACTTTTTCTTGGGCGGAAAACAAGTCCAATTCTAGGGTTTTGCAAGCAATCTGGCATCCCTCCGGATATTTCTCCGCCAGCCCCCAAAAATGTGGAGATTTCGTGCCAACAACCTTATGGTCTCTCTTCGACGGCTTGCAAACGATAGAAAAAACTTTTGTGAACAATTACTTAAGCAATAATCATTTGTTTCCATTGCGGTGCATATCGCTTACTTCCTCCCTCAAAGGTTCCATGATGTTCCAAGGAAATTCTTCCAAGATTGCAGGATTTTCTCTTGGGCATATTGGCGGTGATGCTGTCGTGCAGATTCCTTTATCTCCTTCAACAGTCATTTTGGGAAGTATTTCCAAACTTCTTGGGACAATGGAGTCTGGAAGATTCCCAACCAAGAGTAAGAATGATCTATTAGCTGCTACCGTAGCTATTGAAAGTAATGACTGTGCCATAGGGTTACACTCTTCCCTATCCTATGGAGAAGAAACACACAATTCTGAAGATTCCTATTGTTACCGAGGAGTAACAAAAGGCACATGGAAAAATACCGGGTGGAGGGGTTCTACCTATCTCTCTTACTCATACCCTAAATGCTTACACTGGATGAAGCTCACTCCTTTTATTGGGGTGGAATGGTTCAAGGGAATTCAATCTCCTTTTGTTGAAACTGGTTATGACCCAAGAAGATTTTCGCGATCTTGCTTGGAAAACCTTTCTCTTCCATCAGGGGTTGCTATAGAACTACGAAGGTTAGGAAAAAATTGCTCTGCTATGACAAGTTGTAAACTCTATTATAACAGAGAGTTTTATCGTAAAGATCCTGTTTGTGACGTTATCCTTTCTTTGAACAACAAAGAATGGAAAACTAAGGTGTGTGCTGTAGGAAGAGAGACTCTCTCTTTCGAATCGAGCACGATCTTGGCTTTTGATAATCTGTCAATTTCTTTCAAAGGCTCTTCTTCCCAAAGAGATTCTGGCGGCATTAGTCTCTTTGGAAGCGGTTCTATTTCAATTCGATATTAA
- a CDS encoding TraR/DksA family transcriptional regulator: MPLSEEEILFFKERLLEMKSRLSHTLEGSAQEVKKPNEATGYSQHQADQGTETFDRTISLEVTTKEYGLLRQIERALEKIKENTYGICDVSGEEIPLQRLKAIPYANMTVQAQEKYEKGLLSGN; the protein is encoded by the coding sequence ATGCCTTTGTCTGAAGAAGAAATTTTGTTTTTTAAAGAGCGTCTTTTAGAAATGAAATCAAGACTGTCGCACACCTTAGAGGGAAGCGCGCAGGAGGTAAAGAAGCCCAACGAAGCTACAGGATATTCTCAGCATCAGGCTGACCAAGGCACAGAAACTTTTGATCGTACAATCAGCTTAGAAGTGACTACTAAAGAATATGGCTTACTTCGACAAATTGAACGCGCTTTAGAAAAAATTAAGGAAAACACTTATGGGATTTGCGACGTTAGTGGGGAGGAAATCCCCCTCCAAAGACTTAAAGCTATCCCCTACGCAAACATGACCGTCCAAGCCCAAGAGAAATATGAGAAAGGGCTCCTTTCAGGAAACTAA
- a CDS encoding class I SAM-dependent methyltransferase, with product MGYHLLDSGEGKKLEQFGSKIVVRPCPVAIWPRTNPNMWGRQVFAEFVRSGEDGTWKGVQQSSFNWDFQVEGLVFELKCTPFGHLGFFPEHMSFWPLFAEVIANAPECRVLNLFAYTGAASLFFAKLGAIVRHVDASKAAVRWAEKNYLKNSFPNKRIFWVIEDVFSFLKKEIRRKSVYDVIILDPPTYGRGTNKEIFRIEEHFFPLLTMCNQLLSSRASLLLASSHTPGHTPALVERLVRSAIRREGEFFSGESFLGEGFDKVPSGCFAAWKKF from the coding sequence GTGGGTTATCACCTTTTGGATAGCGGAGAAGGTAAGAAATTAGAGCAGTTTGGCTCCAAGATTGTTGTTCGTCCGTGTCCTGTTGCTATTTGGCCAAGAACAAATCCAAATATGTGGGGCAGACAAGTTTTTGCAGAATTTGTCAGGAGTGGAGAGGATGGGACTTGGAAAGGGGTTCAACAGAGTTCCTTCAATTGGGACTTTCAAGTGGAAGGACTTGTTTTTGAACTAAAATGCACTCCATTTGGTCATCTAGGGTTTTTCCCAGAACACATGAGTTTTTGGCCTTTGTTCGCTGAAGTAATCGCGAATGCTCCTGAGTGTCGCGTGTTAAATTTGTTTGCATATACAGGAGCTGCATCATTGTTTTTTGCTAAGCTTGGCGCTATTGTTAGGCATGTAGATGCTTCTAAAGCAGCTGTTCGGTGGGCGGAGAAGAATTATTTGAAGAATAGTTTTCCTAACAAAAGAATATTCTGGGTCATAGAAGATGTGTTCTCTTTTCTAAAAAAAGAAATTCGTAGAAAGAGTGTCTACGATGTAATAATTTTGGATCCGCCCACATATGGTCGAGGTACAAACAAAGAAATTTTTCGCATTGAAGAACATTTTTTCCCTCTATTGACAATGTGTAATCAATTACTGTCTTCGCGGGCCAGCTTGTTGCTAGCTTCGTCACATACTCCTGGGCATACGCCAGCTTTGGTAGAAAGATTAGTAAGAAGCGCCATCCGTAGAGAAGGGGAGTTTTTTTCCGGAGAAAGTTTTTTAGGGGAGGGCTTCGATAAAGTGCCCTCAGGGTGTTTTGCTGCATGGAAGAAGTTCTAA